The genome window GTTTTTGCAAGGCATGTAGGAGCAGAGGTATATGTCGTAGACGCTGGAGTAGATGGAGATTTTAACATAGAAAGTAAACACTTAATTAAAGCTAAAGTGGGATATGGTACTATGGACTTCACAGAGGGACCAGCTATGACACAAGAACAAGCCCAAAGATGCATAGAAATTGGAAGAAAGATCGCAAAGGAAGCAATAGAAGACGGAGCGGATCTGCTTGTTGTTGGAGACATGGGGATAGGAAATACTACCACAGCAAGTGCAATAGCTGTCAGCTTTGGTTTCGATATCGAGGAGATATTAGACATAGGTACACCGATAGACAGAGACGGATTAATTAGAAAAAAGGAAGCAATAACTAAGGGAATAGAGATTAACAAGCCCGATCCGAAAGATCCTATAGATGTGCTTAAGAAGGTAGGCGGCTTTTGTATAGGCCAGATGACCGGGTTTATACTGGAAGCCACAGATAGAAAGGTTCCGATAGTTATTGATGGGTTTCCCACAACTGTAGGTCTCTTATTAGCCTGGAAGATAAACCAAAATGTAACAAAGTATGCATTTGCAGGGCATAAATCGGGAGTCAAAGGACATGGATTACTTCTTAGCATATTGGGACTAAGACCGATATTAGATCTTGGCATGAGGCTTGGAGAAGGTACTGGAGCGGTATTATCTATAGCTATAATTGAGGCCGCTATAAAGATGATCAGAGAGATGGCCACTTTCGATGATGCTGGTGTATCCAAGGGAACAGACAGATTACAATGATAGTTTTAATAACAGGAGGAATAAGGTCAGGCAAGAGCTCCTTCGCAATCAAATATGCTCTCAGTAAGAACTATAAGAAATTGGCCTTTTTAGCTACAGGCGTTCCATTCGATGAAGAAATGAAACATAGAATAGAAAAACATAAAATGGAACGCTCAAACTTATTTGAAACCTTTGAAGAACCTATATATGTTCCAGAGCTTCTTAAACAAATTAGTCCAAAGTACGAGCTTATAATAGTTGACTGTATGACCACATATCTTGCTAACCTCTATCACTATCAATTAGACGTAGAAAGCTTCCTTAATTCTTTCTTTGAAACGATCAAACAAACAGTTTCAAACTTAATCATAGTAACAAACGAAGTCGGGCTCTCTATCATTCCAGAAAACAAGCTCGCAAGAAACTATATGGAAAAGTTGGCTGATATAAACAAAAGGATCGCTCACATAGCTAACGAAGTTTACT of Synergistota bacterium contains these proteins:
- the cobT gene encoding nicotinate-nucleotide--dimethylbenzimidazole phosphoribosyltransferase; the protein is MKEINLPEETLKSRIIERLNNLTKPIGSLGFLEEIALKVGLIQGKIIPELPKDKRVFVFTADHGVSKKGVSAYPKEVTYQMVLNFLRGGAAINVFARHVGAEVYVVDAGVDGDFNIESKHLIKAKVGYGTMDFTEGPAMTQEQAQRCIEIGRKIAKEAIEDGADLLVVGDMGIGNTTTASAIAVSFGFDIEEILDIGTPIDRDGLIRKKEAITKGIEINKPDPKDPIDVLKKVGGFCIGQMTGFILEATDRKVPIVIDGFPTTVGLLLAWKINQNVTKYAFAGHKSGVKGHGLLLSILGLRPILDLGMRLGEGTGAVLSIAIIEAAIKMIREMATFDDAGVSKGTDRLQ
- the cobU gene encoding bifunctional adenosylcobinamide kinase/adenosylcobinamide-phosphate guanylyltransferase, producing MIVLITGGIRSGKSSFAIKYALSKNYKKLAFLATGVPFDEEMKHRIEKHKMERSNLFETFEEPIYVPELLKQISPKYELIIVDCMTTYLANLYHYQLDVESFLNSFFETIKQTVSNLIIVTNEVGLSIIPENKLARNYMEKLADINKRIAHIANEVYFMISGIEVKIK